Part of the Blastocatellia bacterium genome is shown below.
GCTTCAGGTGCATCAGAACTTTCTGCGCGAACTCCATCGCCGGTTCCGAGTCGTGCAGGTCAGAGGCGAGCACGGCACGGCATAGCTCATTCAGGCCGACGGGGTTGATGGCGTGCGTCGTCCAGTTGAGCTTCAAGAACGGCGCGCCGCTCGCCTTGGTCGTCAAGGCAGCGAGCGGGCCGCGCTCGCCCAGCGCCAGCAGCTTTTCCAGAAAGACGCGCTTTTCAAGGTGCGCCTGCGCGGCGGTCTCCATCAACCGCGTCAGCTCTTCAAAGACCTTCACATGATTGTCGCCGGCCAGGTAGCCGACGCGCGGCAGGTTGAGCGAGACAATCTGAAACTGCGCGGCGCGCAGGGCGTGATTCTGTGTGCGGCCCATCGCCTTCTCGTCGTTGATGCCGAAGCGGCGAAAGAAGCTGCCCTCGTCGTCGCGGTCAAAGGCGATAGTCAGACCGCCGCGCTCGACCGCCAGCCGGCTCGCCAGCTCTAACACGCCGCGATAGCCGGTGATTTCGTTGAAGTGACGATTGATGTGCAAGATCAAGCGCGGCGTCAGGAAAGCGCGGCCCATGCCATCGCCTTCGATAAAAACCTCGAACAAGGCTTGCAGAAAGCGGTGCGCTTCGTTCGCATATTCGCCGTACATCTTGTCGGTCGCCTCGCCGCCCGGCCCCACGGCGGCGCGCGATTTCATGTAAGACGGCGCGTCCCAATCGAGATGTAAATCACTAAAGATGATCTGCCCGCCGCGCGCCACTGCCGGCGCCGAAAGCTCGAAGACCAGGTTCTGCGCCAGTTGCTTGACCGTGCGGTCATCCACGCCGACCAGGAAAGGCGCGAGCGCAAAGTTCACAGAGTCCCAGACGATGGGGCCGGCCAGATAGCCTTGCATCACGGCGCTCATCTTGACCAGGTGCGCGACCAGCACTTCGACGTGGCGGGCCGGGCGCGAGCTGGCGAAGCCTTCCGGCAGCGCAATGCCGAATTGCTTCAAGTAATCGACCGCCGAAATGATCGAGTAGGGCCGATCAATCGCGCCGATGCCGTGAATGTGAATGTCGCCGACGAGATGAGCATTGGCGATCTGCTCGGAGAAGACGCTGTTGATGGCGTATTCGCGCTTGATGGCCTCGGCGAGCATCAGGCTGGTGCCTTCGGGGCCGTACGGCTGGGCGCTCGACTCGCGGAAGGCGCTGTGCATAATGCGGTCTACATCATAAAACGGCACCCCCAGCCGTGTGTGCGAGCGGTGCGCGTCTTCGAGGCCGAGCTCAAGCAGCTTGGCATCTACGAGGCCGCGAATCAGGGATGAGCTGAGCGTGCGGAAGCCGAACTTCTGGATGAACTCGCGGATTTCCAGGGCGATCTGCTCGGCCAGATCGGCGTCAATGCCCGCCTCACGCACCAGCGCTTCGACGATGCGCTGGGTGTCGAACAGCGCGATGTCTTCGTCCGAGCGGCGCACCAGAACTTCAGGCTCGCCGCCTTCGTCCGCTGGAAGATTGGCGCGATTATTTGGCGGGGTTCTCTCAGGCTCCATCGCGCTGTAAAAGATAAATGTTTTGCGGCGTGATAGCAAGATTTGTCCTTCGCGTCCGGTCATTGGTCATCGGCTGATACGGTCGGTTATGATGAATCGCGCTTGATAAACCCGGGGCAGCTACGCATGACAAAGGACAAGTGACCAATGACCAGGGAGCGAATCGGCATTTTGATTTCGGGGCGCGGCTCGAACATGACGGCGCTGCTTGATGCCGCGCGCGATGGGCGATTTGACGCCGAGGTGGCGGTCGTCATCAGCAACATTGAAACGGCAGCGGGGCTTCAGACGGCGCGCGCGCGCGGCGTCGAAGCCCTGTTCATCAACCACAAAGGCCGCTCACGCGAAGAGCATGATTCAGAGATGATCCAGGAGCTGCGGCGGCGCGGCGTGCGGCTGGTCTGTCTTGCGGGTTACATGCGGTTGGTAAGCGCAAGCTTCGTGCGCGCCTTCGAGCATCGGCTCATGAATATCCACCCGTCGCTGCTGCCGGCGTTTCCAGGGCTCGACGCGCAGCAGCAGGCGCTCGCTCACGGCGTGAAGATTACCGGCTGCACCGTGCATCTGGTAGACGAGGAGCTGGATCACGGGCCAATTATTTTGCAGCGCCCGGTCGAAGTCCGCGACGACGATACGGTGGAGAGTTTGTCGGCGCGCCTACTCGCCGAAGAGCA
Proteins encoded:
- the nrdD gene encoding anaerobic ribonucleoside-triphosphate reductase, coding for MTGREGQILLSRRKTFIFYSAMEPERTPPNNRANLPADEGGEPEVLVRRSDEDIALFDTQRIVEALVREAGIDADLAEQIALEIREFIQKFGFRTLSSSLIRGLVDAKLLELGLEDAHRSHTRLGVPFYDVDRIMHSAFRESSAQPYGPEGTSLMLAEAIKREYAINSVFSEQIANAHLVGDIHIHGIGAIDRPYSIISAVDYLKQFGIALPEGFASSRPARHVEVLVAHLVKMSAVMQGYLAGPIVWDSVNFALAPFLVGVDDRTVKQLAQNLVFELSAPAVARGGQIIFSDLHLDWDAPSYMKSRAAVGPGGEATDKMYGEYANEAHRFLQALFEVFIEGDGMGRAFLTPRLILHINRHFNEITGYRGVLELASRLAVERGGLTIAFDRDDEGSFFRRFGINDEKAMGRTQNHALRAAQFQIVSLNLPRVGYLAGDNHVKVFEELTRLMETAAQAHLEKRVFLEKLLALGERGPLAALTTKASGAPFLKLNWTTHAINPVGLNELCRAVLASDLHDSEPAMEFAQKVLMHLKRESERLSNKHRVRFLLSGQGTEVTAHRLARMDLRYFGETAARVVCGDAEAGAGYYTDGVRLAATSGVTVLDRVRTEGAFHDFGFVNSTTEIWMGEARPEADDLGRLISQAFYQSTCAGLLFCPEFTICAGCGANTRGLHKSCPQCHSPRVDGLAYAGDRYGYTSSWDAARLAELSDRKRVTGEDM
- the purN gene encoding phosphoribosylglycinamide formyltransferase; translation: MTRERIGILISGRGSNMTALLDAARDGRFDAEVAVVISNIETAAGLQTARARGVEALFINHKGRSREEHDSEMIQELRRRGVRLVCLAGYMRLVSASFVRAFEHRLMNIHPSLLPAFPGLDAQQQALAHGVKITGCTVHLVDEELDHGPIILQRPVEVRDDDTVESLSARLLAEEHRAYPEAVARVLSPGFRVEGRRTFFSG